gagacaagagagccgtcgctattttcatttttaaacacttgcagtctgtataatgcataaacacaacttcattctttataaatctctccaacagtgtagcattagccgttagccacggagcactatcaaactcattcagaatcagaagtaaacaatataacagtatacaatactcacataatccaacgcatgcatgacgaacactttgtaaggatccattttgagggttatattagctgtgtaaactttgttaaggcactgtttaaggcaagcgcgagctctgtgggcggagagcacaggatttaaaggggccgcagcataaaatcggtgcgtttataatgatgccccaaaataggcagttaaaaaaattaattaaaaaaaatctatggggtattttgagctgaaacttcacagacacattcaggggacaccttagacttatattacatcttttaaaaacataatctagggcacctttaacccttACACCTGGCCACTCCGTTAAGCGGCAAGGGGAAGGACAAAGGGGTATAAGAGAGACTTGGAATTGGGCCAAagtatgtcagtgtcattgttttgtctcaagatgcacaacaGTAatgctacttaaatgccctaattgaactaagacctaatcctggcttaggctaagccctgtctgtgaaactgggccataGTGTATTATACTGACTTTTATACAGTAATCTATTGCAAATTCCAAACACACATTAGTCTTTATTAATACAGGCTCATATGTTAATGATTCTTCATGATTATCATCTTAAATCATAAGCTTAAGGTTCAGAATTATTGAAATCACATTCTTCAAAGCTCCTGTTATCTTAAGGGAAACAGTAGATAACCACTGAAAGTTTTGTGGTTACTCAATTACTGTAGACAGAAACGGGTCGAGTGGCAAGTCTCCAGCGAGCGAGAATCTAACCGGAACTGGGCAGAGTGTATTTTGCTATCTGGGATAATTAGATTTCTGAATCAGTCTCTTCAGATgcagtatttatatttttctgagGCCTGGTTGTCATGCATTTACTAGCAAAATGATTCCTTTTCCCACATCTTTTGCAGTTTTCTCCATATGCTGGACATTTATCTTTGTTGTGATCCCAGTATTTTCAGTTCTCTATAATGTAACGTGACGTTCCTGGATCGCTGGATCGTGTTCCGTGTCTTGTTCGCGTTTGTCTCACTGCATGAACTTCTGCATCTGCTGTAACTTGAATTTGAGAGAGCTGTGTGTGGCTTGCCTCGGCAGCGCGGCACATTGAATTTATACAAGTCTAAATCAGGTTCTCTCATCAGCCTAGCCCTGAGTGCGTCGTCACGAATGCCTACAACAATTCTGTCCTTTATTAGACTGTCACATATTTGTCCATACTCGCATGACTTGGCTTTAGTTTtagcagttggacatagtggtgctttagaggtaaaaaaaaaatgatattaatactgttcggtttctcacacaaaccgatcgtttcgtgtcttaggacatcaatgtgtcgtcacgagccgcagggtttaatttggatttgtctgtgcatgttttatttactcttatagtataagttcccatccactagcattatttgactgacagacggcaacggttggagttaaaaatcatcattcgtgttctactgaagaaacaaagtcacctacatcttggatgcactgggggtaagcagataaacatcacattttcatttttgggtgaactatccctttaagatcttTCTGTAATACGATGATATATGATGAATAGAATCATACCTGCCATATCAAATCCTTCAGCTAACACACAATGTGATTTATTGGTACTTTACCTTTATTTCATGACTTACTAATTGACCACGTAACTATGATGTTGCATGCTTGTAGTTTCTATGAGCTTTAGATATGAATTGATTGTTTGCGCGGGCAATTGAGTGTAACGTCTGACAGGACAGGACAGTTCGGTTTTCTGAGGTGAGAGACTTTTTATTTCGTAATAATCTATAAATAACGTGATTAGAATATTATATTAGAACATGACACAGAATATTGTCTGACAATATATCATCCGTGACCCAGAAACTGATAAAGACCCTCGCTGCTTTTGCTTTCAGTTCATTCACAGACAGATAACTGAAGTTTCCTGTTAAAATTAGTCTTAGTCCCAGATAGGTATCCGTAAGTGTGTTAGAGGACTTGGTTTCCTGCTCTGAagatgcatttattttccctatctattttgaaaaatcattttgtttttgctggGTTAATTTCAAGAGCCCATGTCGACGAGCTGTTGTAGTCCCTCTTTTGTTTGTAACCATGACTAAATCATCTGGCAAAGAGGAGACATTTAATTTCTGATTCAGTCAGGGTTTGGGCTGGGGGCTGTCTAATTATTTATTGCTTTGgctaattaatttatataaatgttaaatagaGTGGGGCTCAATTGGCAACCTTGTCTGACCCCTCGTTGGTAGGAAAATTCTGCTCTATTTGTTCCCTATTTTTAAAGCACACTAAGCTCATATCTGCTTGAACAGAGCGCCATCTACAGCTCAAAACGTGTGGTGACTGAGCTCCTTATGATCCCTGGCAAGCACTGATTTGACCACATCACTGTGCAACTGAGTTAGTGACCAACCAGCTGATCTTTAACACTCATATTTCAACAGCCCAGCGTTGTACTAGGAATATTTTAATGTCAAAAAGCTTGATGCATTTTCCACAATTTACACAGAGCATCTGCAAAATTTACAAATATGTTGTGAATTCATATAGTTATTGAACACAACCTTTAGCCAGGCTAATGGAAGCAGTGTAATTTTGGGATCCCGTTTGTAAACAAGCttgattttaaagggttagttcacccaaaaatgaaaataatgtcacaaattaagatatttttgatgaaatatgatggctcagtgaggcctgcatagacagcaatgacatttcctctctcaagatccattaatgtactaaaaacatgtttaaatcagttcatgtgagtacagtggttcaatattaatattataaagccacgagaatatttttggtgcgccaaaaaaaaaaacaatgacatataatgatggccgatttcaaaacactgcttcaggaagcttcggagcgttatgaatcagcgtgtcgaatcatgattcggattgcatgtcaaactgctgaaatcacgtgactttggcgctccgaaccgctgattcataacgctccgaagcttcctgaagcagtgttttgaaatcggccatcattatatgtcattttaggtttttttggtgcaccaaaaatatttgcatcgctttataatattaatattgaaccactgtactcacatgaactgatttaagtatgtttttagtacattaatggatcttgagagaggaaatgtcattgctggctatgcaggcctcacggagccatcggatttcatcaaaaaaaaaacaaaaaaaaaaatctcaatttgcgttccaaagatgCACGAAAGACTTACGGGTATGAAACGGCATGAAGGCGAgtaataaatgctttttaaacattcaataaaacaaaacaaatgttacCCAATGCCACAGAGATTAAAGCATTCTGGAGACAGAAGAGCATCGAGTGAGACCACACCTTTTCATTTTACAAAATTTATTTGCAGGAATGCAAAAACACTTGTTATGCAGCAGTACTTTAAAACaccattttttataaaaatggcTTGATGGTGATACAGAAATAATTGTGGAGTCAGTCATATTCAAAAATCCAGTCAATACTTTTTAAAGaggcaaaacaaaaagaaactgAAACATCAACAGAatccctttaaaaatgtataaacccTGTACGAGCACACAAGAGGATTGAAGTTACCAATAACATGCCCAAAATGATGCATATCTCAATAACCCATCACATTAAATGTGACGAAAAGGCAGCTACGGTGTGCCCAGTTCAATGACATCATACGTCCTGTCCGCCCTGAGCACAGCTCTCGTTACAGACTGAATAATGGAGCAGCTCTCACCAATCCAGTCTGATTCAGGATCAGCGCCAGGGATGGAGATGGAGCAAAGCTCGAGTACAGAGATCGATCGCAGCTGATAGAGCCAGACCAGCCTAACTGCCTCCGTCAAGAGGAGAAAGCGGAAGCACCAGTTCGATCTGAACGGTCTTGATGCGAAAGTGATACTCTGAACTTACCTTTAAAAACGATCGTGCATGTCCAGGTGGCACAGTACACAAAAGGGATGGTGTTGGTTTCAAAATCGATCAAGCAGCCATCAATGTGGACTGCGTGTTCTTAAAATAAAGctttaaaatgcaattcatttggGGCAGGGTTCTGAGAAACGCAGCTAAAGCTTCTCAAAGTAGCTTTTTCCTCAAGTTCAAGCCTTTACGAACAAGTGACGTCCTCGTCACCCGTCTTCCAAACCTGTAACTACATCCTCAGAGGCAGCTCAGACTGATGCTTCTTTAGACTCATCACATGAGTGTCATTCACATGCCCAGTCTGACTGTTCAGCATTATTACAAAAGGACTATAATACACTAGGTACATTGGCTCTGATGTTGCCCTTGTGCATAAGTTGAATATAAAAAGCCCTGCTTGCATTAGGTCTCCGTATGTACAGTACAGATAGGGCAGTTTCAGCCTCCAGGATGAGGTAGTTAACCAAccctttccaaaaaaaaaaaaaaaaaaaaaaaaaaaaaaaaatcctaaaaaaggGTTCAGAAAAGAACCATTTAACCTGGAATGCCTGGTCAAATCACACCAGGTTGTAACAAccaagagaaaaaaataaaaataaaacgcaAGACTCAAATACAAGCTTAACATGTTCATCCTCATGATAAGCCGCAgttaaaatgcacaaaaaatataCACAACAGCATCAAGCTCCTCCAAGCCACTTCAAACATCTACAAAGTGCAAAATACATGTAACGTTTAAGGATAAAACTCCTTTGGGCTACTTGACCTCCATAAGTAACTGTAAATGGCATTTTCGTTCATGACACAAGGGTTCTGGGACATTCTTATAAACTTAAAAAgttaaatacaaaaacaaagaaaacaatacACAAAGAAGAGTCCAAACATGTCTAAATCGTGACTTTGCGTTGATGGCAATCTTGGAGGCAGACAGGGAGAAGATATGCTTCCGTAAGGCAGGAACTGAGTTGGACCGTGGAACGGACCTTACCATCACATCCGCTGGCAGCACCTGGCGTGACCCCACTGATCTAGTCAGTCTTCACTGGGACATGTCAGGACCAGCCTCGACCCCTTTTCCCTGCTAGCCAGGTAACAAAAGGAACACAAATTAGAGGAGCGTTAACAATGAATACAACacaaaggaaaaagaaaaattcaCACAAGGACACAAAAACGACCGCAAGGGATGTCAAGGAAAGAGAAAGCGAAATGCATTCACTAGAGGCTACGACACCCTACAGGTTCTGGCATGCACAAGTGAAAGGAGCCTGAGAGAAACAAGCAGAACAGTGGGAGGATCTGAAGGGGTGGGAAGGGTTATGAGAGATACGAAAGAGGAAAAACAAAAGGCAAAAGTCATGCATGGTAGTTTCCCACTGTTGCTTCAAAATTTGGGACAAACGTGCAAGGGCAAAGAGAGTTAGAGCTTCCAGCGACAAAGACGCCTCATCTGGACACGCCGCTTTGCATCAAATTGTGCTTTCTGTGGCTATCATCGAGTTTAGCCTCGGTCCTCGAGGAGTTTCTCTAACAAAACCCCATTGAAGCCAAAACACACAGGGACCTCGGGAGAGAAGGTTCCCAAAAATTGCAATGGCAGTGAATCGGAGTAAAGAAAAGCCTCTCAGTTGGAGGAGATCGTGTGAAATGGGGTATGTATTTACACAAAGCTTGAGTGGAGAGAGGATGCGGACTTCGACTTGGTGATATCAATTTGAAGGCATGCAGAGTGAGGTAGCAGCACATGTCTACAGGCAAACCTTTAGTCCTTTTCTTCCACAAGGAGCCATAAATTTGTAGGCAATTTGAAGAGAGAATTTGCCGAAACATGAATTTGAAACACAATTTGAGTTTTTGTACACTGGTGCGTGTATGTTTATTCAAGCAGACAAACAGCAAAGAATACAAGCCAAAATGTAAAGCCAAAAATAAGGATCAAAGTCCTTTGTtttccttttctcttttttttttaaatcgtttTCCCCAAAAACAAGACAAGCTATTTGACTAGCattatcttttgtaacatacaaatagcaattttttttttttacttttttctttgttGAATACAAGTTTAAGagacagtgatttttttttttccttttcatttttcgtcttttttttttgttgttgttgctgttaccTACTTAAGACATGAAGAGCAAAATTCCTATGAACATACATGGTACTATATAGCCAAATAGACAGATTGAGCACAAAATTGCAAATTTAAAAATTTCAATCCcgatttttaaaaagtaggaAACGACTtccaaacaaaacataaaacaaaaacagttcgGCAGAAGCAGGTGGGAGTGACTACTGATCGAGTCCAAGCGGATTCTTaaaatatgtacaaaaaaaacccgccaggaggaggagagaggcaACCTTTAATGGATTTGAGGGCCAATCAAGTCTCTATAAAaagggttttgttttgtttttattgaaaagaaaacaaaaaaagcccTACATTCTCTACTTCCACTGTTGCCCAAAAGAATCCTGATAAAACTCCTGGTTGTCAGATTTGTAACCATAGTTACCAGAATGATCGCCACCTTGCAAGGGTTGCTGTGCAATGGGTTGCGAGCCCCAGTTCTGATTAATGGTCTGGCGCCGTTTGGAATCTGGCTGGTTGTAGCCATCAGCTTTGCGCTTGCCTCCTACATTTCCACCGCGTCCACCCCGAGCACCACGTACCCCGCGCCCTCTCGGCAGAACCCCGCCTCTGGCTCCTCCGCGTGGGCCCCTGCTCACTCCCAGACCGCCTCCGGCACCTCCGCGCTGTGGGAAGCCCGCCCTGCCCCGTGGAGCGCTGGCCCCTCTGGCACGTGCAGGAGACGCCCCACCTCTAGCCCCGCCGCGCCCCCCTCTGCCTCGAGCGGGCGCCTGGAAATCATCGTAGCCGAAGTACGGGTCGTCGTAGCCGCCCCTGTAGTTATGGTAATCGTAACCATAATAATCGTAGTAATCTTCGTAGCCGTAATAGTCGGGCGGGTAAGAGTAACCACCCCGACTGGCACCCCTGCCCCGGCCCCTGGCAGGAGGCGGCATTTGAGGAGGGCCGTAGTAGTAGTAATCATCATACCTGTGAGAAAAGAGCATAAAATGTGAGTTTATATTCGCATAAAATTACGAGCTGCTCCAAGATCGGTCACCTCAGTGATGTATTCATGTAAATCAAGGGGATCCTGGAGggctgcagagttcagctccaaacCTCATCAAACAAACCTGAAAAAGGTCTTCAGTGTGACTTGAAAACAAGTGTGTtggagctgaaatctgcagAAAGGCAGCTCTGCAGGAGCAGAGTTGGACACCCCTGATGTAAATCTGTAAAACTCACATTTGCGTCTTCGCTGCTTGACGCTGCGCCTTCCTCTCTTTCCGCTTCTGGTCGGGTGGCTTGGCAAACACAATCTCAATGTGCTCTCCCTCTAAATCTTTGCCGTTCATTTCTGCCAGCGCCTGCAAACATCCACGTTGTCAACACCACTGTAATGACCattaaaaacactttccaaCCAAATTAAATGCTGTTCAAAAGCGCTCTCACCTTGACCGCTCCATCCCTTTCGTCAAAGTGAATGAAGGCATAGTCTTTCAGTTTCtttactcgctccagtttgccAAACTGGCCGAATGCTTTTTCAAGTATTTCCTCTGTGACGCTGTTTGCCAGGTTTCTGACAAACAACACTTTCACCTAAGAGCAGATGAGATGACAACGTGAGCTCCCTAGATATAAGATCCGATCCTAAGTTAGATCCTAAATAAGCGTTTAGATAAGTTTAAAACCACAAGACAGTGGCTAAAAACACCATCTTGAAATGACTGTCAAGTCAGCATAAAACTAGTACTTCAGAAGAGCGTACATCTGGAAGCAAAGTTGGCGATCATGGACCTATCAGACGAGAAAGTGATAGTCTCATAAAGCTTCAGGAAAAACTCCTGGTTTTGCACTTTGTGGATCATGTTCTGACCTTCGCCATGACCTCCGGGTCGGGATCCTCAATAGGGTCGGCCCACTCGACGGTGACCACATTGCCCCAGACCTTCACCTTGCCGCTCATGAGCCTCCGTCGAGCTTGCGCTGCTGTTTTATGGTCCTCATACTCCAGAAAACAGAAGCCCCTGTTCTTTTTCTTATCATCCGGCTGATGGTAAAGGATTACGTCAGTAAGACCCtctaagaaagaaaaagaaaaacattaaatccttcttaatttttaaagaatgtaAATAAATGGAGCATGTCGAGAAAACGCCGAGATGCACAGGAATGCGCCCTCACTTCAAGGCAAAGCTCACCTGTGACTTTGGAAAACTCTTCAACAATCTGTTCTTTTGTCTTGCTCTTGGGAATGGAGCCCACAAAGAGTCTGTTGTTTGCCACTGATATACACACGCCAATATGTTTGCCAGGGCGAATTTCATGATTGTTACACTGAGGGCAGAAAAACAGGGATTGAAAACTTGAACAACTGTTGCATTTTTAAAGACTCACTTGCAAAGCAACACCAATGACTATCACTACCCAACTGCACATTTGTCATGTATTGATAATTGAAGGTAGAAGATACACTATGAATGGATCTGTATGGATTCGTTTGTCTTACTAGCTTGACGGCCTCCTGTGCAGCCTCTTTAGTGCAGAACGTGAGGAAGGCATAGCCCCTGTTCAGGCCGCTCAGAGGATCCATCATCAGACGCAAGTCCCAGATTGGCCCTGCCTTCTCAAACAGAGGCACTAGCTCATCTTCAAACAAGTCCCTCGGGATCTTCCCCACGAAGATCTGCAGCATAGAGAGAATAGAGCAGTCAATGAGCCTGT
Above is a window of Megalobrama amblycephala isolate DHTTF-2021 linkage group LG11, ASM1881202v1, whole genome shotgun sequence DNA encoding:
- the LOC125278860 gene encoding heterogeneous nuclear ribonucleoprotein Q isoform X6; amino-acid sequence: MRAGVSARSRERQLIGSTAREQRRPPFYIIGNQAELRRGVIYPPPEHIFNTNRPEQTSKTSSGLVAHSDLDERAIEALKEFNEEGALQVLVQFKESDLSHVQNKSAFLCGVMKTYRQREKQGTKVLDSTKGPDEAKIKILLDRTGYTLDVTTGQRKYGGPPPESVYTGAQPTVGTEIFVGKIPRDLFEDELVPLFEKAGPIWDLRLMMDPLSGLNRGYAFLTFCTKEAAQEAVKLCNNHEIRPGKHIGVCISVANNRLFVGSIPKSKTKEQIVEEFSKVTEGLTDVILYHQPDDKKKNRGFCFLEYEDHKTAAQARRRLMSGKVKVWGNVVTVEWADPIEDPDPEVMAKVKVLFVRNLANSVTEEILEKAFGQFGKLERVKKLKDYAFIHFDERDGAVKALAEMNGKDLEGEHIEIVFAKPPDQKRKERKAQRQAAKTQMYDDYYYYGPPQMPPPARGRGRGASRGGYSYPPDYYGYEDYYDYYGYDYHNYRGGYDDPYFGYDDFQAPARGRGGRGGARGGASPARARGASAPRGRAGFPQRGGAGGGLGVSRGPRGGARGGVLPRGRGQGKGVEAGPDMSQ
- the LOC125278860 gene encoding heterogeneous nuclear ribonucleoprotein Q isoform X8; translation: MATEHINGNGTEEPMDTTAAVTHSDHFNTLLEAGLPQKVAEKLDEIYLAGLVAHSDLDERAIEALKEFNEEGALQVLVQFKESDLSHVQNKSAFLCGVMKTYRQREKQGTKVLDSTKGPDEAKIKILLDRTGYTLDVTTGQRKYGGPPPESVYTGAQPTVGTEIFVGKIPRDLFEDELVPLFEKAGPIWDLRLMMDPLSGLNRGYAFLTFCTKEAAQEAVKLCNNHEIRPGKHIGVCISVANNRLFVGSIPKSKTKEQIVEEFSKVTEGLTDVILYHQPDDKKKNRGFCFLEYEDHKTAAQARRRLMSGKVKVWGNVVTVEWADPIEDPDPEVMAKVKVLFVRNLANSVTEEILEKAFGQFGKLERVKKLKDYAFIHFDERDGAVKALAEMNGKDLEGEHIEIVFAKPPDQKRKERKAQRQAAKTQMYDDYYYYGPPQMPPPARGRGRGASRGGYSYPPDYYGYEDYYDYYGYDYHNYRGGYDDPYFGYDDFQAPARGRGGRGGARGGASPARARGASAPRGRAGFPQRGGAGGGLGVSRGPRGGARGGVLPRGRGQGKGVEAGPDMSQ
- the LOC125278860 gene encoding heterogeneous nuclear ribonucleoprotein Q isoform X7, with protein sequence MRAGVSARSRERQLIGSTAREQRRPPFYIIGNQAELRRGVIYPPPEHIFNTNRPEQTSKTSSGLVAHSDLDERAIEALKEFNEEGALQVLVQFKESDLSHVQNKSAFLCGVMKTYRQREKQGTKVLDSTKGPDEAKIKILLDRTGYTLDVTTGQRKYGGPPPESVYTGAQPTVGTEIFVGKIPRDLFEDELVPLFEKAGPIWDLRLMMDPLSGLNRGYAFLTFCTKEAAQEAVKLCNNHEIRPGKHIGVCISVANNRLFVGSIPKSKTKEQIVEEFSKVTEGLTDVILYHQPDDKKKNRGFCFLEYEDHKTAAQARRRLMSGKVKVWGNVVTVEWADPIEDPDPEVMAKVKVLFVRNLANSVTEEILEKAFGQFGKLERVKKLKDYAFIHFDERDGAVKALAEMNGKDLEGEHIEIVFAKPPDQKRKERKAQRQAAKTQMYDDYYYYGPPQMPPPARGRGRGASRGGYSYPPDYYGYEDYYDYYGYDYHNYRGGYDDPYFGYDDFQAPARGRGGRGGARGGASPARARGASAPRGRAGFPQRGGAGGGLGVSRGPRGGARGGVLPRGRGGKGVEAGPDMSQ
- the LOC125278860 gene encoding heterogeneous nuclear ribonucleoprotein Q isoform X9, yielding MATEHINGNGTEEPMDTTAAVTHSDHFNTLLEAGLPQKVAEKLDEIYLAGLVAHSDLDERAIEALKEFNEEGALQVLVQFKESDLSHVQNKSAFLCGVMKTYRQREKQGTKVLDSTKGPDEAKIKILLDRTGYTLDVTTGQRKYGGPPPESVYTGAQPTVGTEIFVGKIPRDLFEDELVPLFEKAGPIWDLRLMMDPLSGLNRGYAFLTFCTKEAAQEAVKLCNNHEIRPGKHIGVCISVANNRLFVGSIPKSKTKEQIVEEFSKVTEGLTDVILYHQPDDKKKNRGFCFLEYEDHKTAAQARRRLMSGKVKVWGNVVTVEWADPIEDPDPEVMAKVKVLFVRNLANSVTEEILEKAFGQFGKLERVKKLKDYAFIHFDERDGAVKALAEMNGKDLEGEHIEIVFAKPPDQKRKERKAQRQAAKTQMYDDYYYYGPPQMPPPARGRGRGASRGGYSYPPDYYGYEDYYDYYGYDYHNYRGGYDDPYFGYDDFQAPARGRGGRGGARGGASPARARGASAPRGRAGFPQRGGAGGGLGVSRGPRGGARGGVLPRGRGGKGVEAGPDMSQ
- the LOC125278860 gene encoding heterogeneous nuclear ribonucleoprotein Q isoform X4 gives rise to the protein MRAGVSARSRERQLIGSTAREQRRPPFYIIGNQAELRRGVIYPPPEHIFNTNRPEQTSKTSSGLVAHSDLDERAIEALKEFNEEGALQVLVQFKESDLSHVQNKSAFLCGVMKTYRQREKQGTKVLDSTKGPDEAKIKILLDRTGYTLDVTTGQRKYGGPPPESVYTGAQPTVGTEIFVGKIPRDLFEDELVPLFEKAGPIWDLRLMMDPLSGLNRGYAFLTFCTKEAAQEAVKLCNNHEIRPGKHIGVCISVANNRLFVGSIPKSKTKEQIVEEFSKVTEGLTDVILYHQPDDKKKNRGFCFLEYEDHKTAAQARRRLMSGKVKVWGNVVTVEWADPIEDPDPEVMAKVKVLFVRNLANSVTEEILEKAFGQFGKLERVKKLKDYAFIHFDERDGAVKALAEMNGKDLEGEHIEIVFAKPPDQKRKERKAQRQAAKTQMYDDYYYYGPPQMPPPARGRGRGASRGGYSYPPDYYGYEDYYDYYGYDYHNYRGGYDDPYFGYDDFQAPARGRGGRGGARGGASPARARGASAPRGRAGFPQRGGAGGGLGVSRGPRGGARGGVLPRGRGVRGARGGRGGNVGGKRKADGYNQPDSKRRQTINQNWGSQPIAQQPLQAGKRGRGWS
- the LOC125278860 gene encoding heterogeneous nuclear ribonucleoprotein Q isoform X5, translated to MRAGVSARSRERQLIGSTAREQRRPPFYIIGNQAELRRGVIYPPPEHIFNTNRPEQTSKTSSGLVAHSDLDERAIEALKEFNEEGALQVLVQFKESDLSHVQNKSAFLCGVMKTYRQREKQGTKVLDSTKGPDEAKIKILLDRTGYTLDVTTGQRKYGGPPPESVYTGAQPTVGTEIFVGKIPRDLFEDELVPLFEKAGPIWDLRLMMDPLSGLNRGYAFLTFCTKEAAQEAVKLCNNHEIRPGKHIGVCISVANNRLFVGSIPKSKTKEQIVEEFSKVTEGLTDVILYHQPDDKKKNRGFCFLEYEDHKTAAQARRRLMSGKVKVWGNVVTVEWADPIEDPDPEVMAKVKVLFVRNLANSVTEEILEKAFGQFGKLERVKKLKDYAFIHFDERDGAVKALAEMNGKDLEGEHIEIVFAKPPDQKRKERKAQRQAAKTQMYDDYYYYGPPQMPPPARGRGRGASRGGYSYPPDYYGYEDYYDYYGYDYHNYRGGYDDPYFGYDDFQAPARGRGGRGGARGGASPARARGASAPRGRAGFPQRGGAGGGLGVSRGPRGGARGGVLPRGRGVRGARGGRGGNVGGKRKADGYNQPDSKRRQTINQNWGSQPIAQQPLQGKRGRGWS
- the LOC125278860 gene encoding heterogeneous nuclear ribonucleoprotein Q isoform X3 → MRAGVSARSRERQLIGSTAREQRRPPFYIIGNQAELRRGVIYPPPEHIFNTNRPEQTSKTSSGLVAHSDLDERAIEALKEFNEEGALQVLVQFKESDLSHVQNKSAFLCGVMKTYRQREKQGTKVLDSTKGPDEAKIKILLDRTGYTLDVTTGQRKYGGPPPESVYTGAQPTVGTEIFVGKIPRDLFEDELVPLFEKAGPIWDLRLMMDPLSGLNRGYAFLTFCTKEAAQEAVKLCNNHEIRPGKHIGVCISVANNRLFVGSIPKSKTKEQIVEEFSKVTEGLTDVILYHQPDDKKKNRGFCFLEYEDHKTAAQARRRLMSGKVKVWGNVVTVEWADPIEDPDPEVMAKVKVLFVRNLANSVTEEILEKAFGQFGKLERVKKLKDYAFIHFDERDGAVKALAEMNGKDLEGEHIEIVFAKPPDQKRKERKAQRQAAKTQMYDDYYYYGPPQMPPPARGRGRGASRGGYSYPPDYYGYEDYYDYYGYDYHNYRGGYDDPYFGYDDFQAPARGRGGRGGARGGASPARARGASAPRGRAGFPQRGGAGGGLGVSRGPRGGARGGVLPRGRGVRGARGGRGGNVGGKRKADGYNQPDSKRRQTINQNWGSQPIAQQPLQGGDHSGKRGRGWS
- the LOC125278860 gene encoding heterogeneous nuclear ribonucleoprotein Q isoform X2, with protein sequence MRAGVSARSRERQLIGSTAREQRRPPFYIIGNQAELRRGVIYPPPEHIFNTNRPEQTSKTSSGLVAHSDLDERAIEALKEFNEEGALQVLVQFKESDLSHVQNKSAFLCGVMKTYRQREKQGTKVLDSTKGPDEAKIKILLDRTGYTLDVTTGQRKYGGPPPESVYTGAQPTVGTEIFVGKIPRDLFEDELVPLFEKAGPIWDLRLMMDPLSGLNRGYAFLTFCTKEAAQEAVKLCNNHEIRPGKHIGVCISVANNRLFVGSIPKSKTKEQIVEEFSKVTEGLTDVILYHQPDDKKKNRGFCFLEYEDHKTAAQARRRLMSGKVKVWGNVVTVEWADPIEDPDPEVMAKVKVLFVRNLANSVTEEILEKAFGQFGKLERVKKLKDYAFIHFDERDGAVKALAEMNGKDLEGEHIEIVFAKPPDQKRKERKAQRQAAKTQMYDDYYYYGPPQMPPPARGRGRGASRGGYSYPPDYYGYEDYYDYYGYDYHNYRGGYDDPYFGYDDFQAPARGRGGRGGARGGASPARARGASAPRGRAGFPQRGGAGGGLGVSRGPRGGARGGVLPRGRGVRGARGGRGGNVGGKRKADGYNQPDSKRRQTINQNWGSQPIAQQPLQGGDHSAGKRGRGWS
- the LOC125278860 gene encoding heterogeneous nuclear ribonucleoprotein Q isoform X1 — encoded protein: MRAGVSARSRERQLIGSTAREQRRPPFYIIGNQAELRRGVIYPPPEHIFNTNRPEQTSKTSSGLVAHSDLDERAIEALKEFNEEGALQVLVQFKESDLSHVQNKSAFLCGVMKTYRQREKQGTKVLDSTKGPDEAKIKILLDRTGYTLDVTTGQRKYGGPPPESVYTGAQPTVGTEIFVGKIPRDLFEDELVPLFEKAGPIWDLRLMMDPLSGLNRGYAFLTFCTKEAAQEAVKLCNNHEIRPGKHIGVCISVANNRLFVGSIPKSKTKEQIVEEFSKVTEGLTDVILYHQPDDKKKNRGFCFLEYEDHKTAAQARRRLMSGKVKVWGNVVTVEWADPIEDPDPEVMAKVKVLFVRNLANSVTEEILEKAFGQFGKLERVKKLKDYAFIHFDERDGAVKALAEMNGKDLEGEHIEIVFAKPPDQKRKERKAQRQAAKTQMYDDYYYYGPPQMPPPARGRGRGASRGGYSYPPDYYGYEDYYDYYGYDYHNYRGGYDDPYFGYDDFQAPARGRGGRGGARGGASPARARGASAPRGRAGFPQRGGAGGGLGVSRGPRGGARGGVLPRGRGVRGARGGRGGNVGGKRKADGYNQPDSKRRQTINQNWGSQPIAQQPLQGGDHSGNYGYKSDNQEFYQDSFGQQWK